One window of Nicotiana tomentosiformis chromosome 11, ASM39032v3, whole genome shotgun sequence genomic DNA carries:
- the LOC104098797 gene encoding uncharacterized protein translates to MASNSRFHLGIFLLFILPPFTLSFILSPSPQPEPNPTIYDILPEYGLPRGIFPDTVESFNLDKDGNFEVFLKTPCYVEFEYLVYYAEKISGKLGIGSMTELKGIELKRFFFWFNVNEIRVDLPPSDSVYFQIGFVNKKLDVNQFETIHSCMNNGIWWSSCGGSLRQVLQLPPPVNDMQMLNTE, encoded by the exons ATGGCTTCCAATTCAAGATTCCATTTGGGTATTTTTCTTCTCTTCATTTTACCCCCTTTTACCCTCTCTTTCATTCTCAGCCCATCACCACAGCCAGAACCAAATCCCACAATATATGATATTCTCCCAGAATATGGGCTTCCACGTGGCATCTTCCCAGACACTGTGGAATCCTTCAATCTTGATAAAGATGGAAACTTTGAAGTTTTTTTGAAGACCCCTTGTTATGTTGAGTTCGAATACTTGGTTTATTATGCTGAAAAGATTAGTGGGAAGCTAGGTATTGGGTCAATGACTGAGTTAAAAGGGATTGAATTGAAAAGATTCTTTTTTTGGTTCAATGTTAATGAAATTAGAGTTGATTTGCCACCTTCTGATAGTGTTTACTTTCAGATTGGTTTTGTTAATAAGAAGCTTGATGTGAATCAGTTTGAGACTATTCATTCTTGTATGAACAATGGAATATGGTGGAGCTCTTGTGGTGGATCTTTGAGACAAGTTTTACAG CTTCCACCTCCTGTCAATGATATGCAAATGCTTAATACTGAGTAA
- the LOC104098799 gene encoding DEAD-box ATP-dependent RNA helicase 11-like, translated as MAMSWADSVSAAENPAGAASKSAYVPPHLRNRPSIEPPAQASYAGAAALGNDHSGYGVPNVVGSRWSGQRTENRSGYVGGGGRGGGWNGGRGGWDREVNPFTDEDSEPFSEQESSGINFDAYEDIPVETSGDNVPPPVNTFADIDLGEAVNENIRRCKYVKPTPVQRHAIPISLAGRDLMACAQTGSGKTAAFCFPIISGIMRGHFPRPPRPRVAFPLALILSPTRELSCQIHDEAKKFSYQTGVRVVVAYGGAPINQQLRELERGVHILVATPGRLVDLLERARVSLQMIRYLALDEADRMLDMGFEPQIRKIVQQMDMPPPGVRQTMLFSATFPKEIQRLASDFLSSYIFLAVGRVGSSTDLIVQRVEYVLETDKRSHLMDLLHAQRENGVHGKQALTLVFVETKKGADSLEHWLCMNGFPATAIHGDRTQQEREYALRSFKTGHTPIMVATDVAARGLDIPHVAHVVNFDLPNDIDDYVHRIGRTGRAGKTGLATAFFNENNSSLAKSLSDLMTEANQEVPAWLSRFAARSNYGGKSRRGGGRFGGRDFRRDSSYNRGAADYYGGANMSSGYASGGYSSYGAAGVTSAWD; from the exons ATGGCAATGTCGTGGGCTGATTCTGTTTCTGCAGCCGAGAATCCGGCTGGTGCTGCGTCCAAGTCAGCATATGTTCCACCACATCTAAGAAACAGACCGTCGATAGAACCTCCTGCACAGGCTTCGTATGCTGGTGCTGCTGCATTAGGTAATGACCACAGTGGTTATGGTGTCCCAAATGTGGTTGGCAGTCGTTGGAGTGGTCAAAGGACTGAAAACCGATCTGGTTATGTTGGTGGAGGAGGACGTGGTGGTGGTTGGAATGGGGGACGTGGTGGTTGGGATCGTGAGGTTAACCCCTTTACGGACGAAGATAGTGAACCCTTTAGTGAACAAGAGAGTTCTGGGATCAATTTCGATGCATATGAGGATATTCCAGTGGAAACTAGCGGGGATAATGTGCCCCCTCCTGTGAATACTTTCGCAGATATTGATTTAGGTGAAGCTGTCAACGAAAATATTAGGAGGTGCAAGTATGTTAAGCCGACCCCTGTGCAACGACATGCTATACCTATTTCACTTGCGGGGAGGGATTTGATGGCTTGTGCTCAAACTGGTTCTGGAAAAACTGCTGCTTTCTGCTTCCCCATTATAAGTGGAATCATGAGGGGCCACTTTCCTAGACCTCCACGTCCACGTGTGGCATTTCCTCTAGCTCTTATTCTCTCCCCAACGAGGGAGCTCTCATGCCAA ATTCATGATGAAGCTAAAAAATTTTCATATCAAACTGGCGTCAGGGTGGTTGTTGCCTATGGTGGTGCTCCTATAAACCAACAG CTTCGAGAATTAGAGAGAGGTGTGCATATTCTTGTGGCAACCCCTGGGCGGTTAGTTGATTTACTTGAGAGAGCAAGAGTCTCGTTGCAGATGATAAGGTATTTGGCTCTAGACGAGGCAGATCGAATGCTTGATATGGGTTTTGAACCTCAAATAAGGAAAATAGTGCAACAGATGGACATGCCTCCGCCAGGTGTACGACAGACCATGCTGTTCAGTGCCACTTTCCCAAAAGAGATTCAG AGACTAGCCTCGGATTTTCTATCCAGTTATATCTTTTTGGCTGTGGGAAGGGTCGGCTCTAGCACAGATTTGATTGTCCAAAGAGTTGAATATGTTCTAGAGACTGACAAGAGAAGTCACTTGATGGATCTTCTTCATGCACAGAGGGAAAATGGTGTTCATGGCAAG CAAGCTCTTACCCTTGTTTTTGTGGAGACTAAGAAGGGAGCCGATTCACTGGAGCATTGGCTTTGTATGAATGGTTTCCCCGCTACTGCTATTCATGGCGATAGAACTCAGCAG GAAAGAGAATATGCCCTGAGATCCTTCAAAACTGGTCACACACCAATTATGGTTGCAACAGATGTGGCAGCACGTGGTCTCGATATCCCCCACGTTGCACATGTTGTCAACTTTGACCTGCCAAATGACATTGATGACTATGTGCACCGTATTGGAAGAACAGGACGAGCAGGAAAAACGGGTTTAGCTACTGCTTTCTTCAACGAGAACAATTCTTCATTGGCAAAATCACTGTCTGACTTGATGACAGAAGCAAACCAAGAAGTACCTGCTTGGCTCTCTCGCTTTGCTGCTCGATCTAACTATGGAGGGAAAAGTCGACGTGGTGGAGGTCGTTTTGGTGGTCGTGACTTTCGAAGAGATTCCTCTTACAATCGAGGCGCTGCAGACTATTATGGTGGTGCCAATATGAGCAGTGGATATGCATCTGGGGGGTATTCATCATATGGAGCAGCAGGTGTGACTAGTGCATGGGACTAA
- the LOC104098798 gene encoding F-box/kelch-repeat protein At1g55270: protein MPALKKSEMDQTIERSPNAHRGFRVQPPLVDSVSCYCKVDSGLKTVAGARKFVPGSKICIQPDINPRAHKTKNSRRERSRVQPPLLPGLPDDLAIACLIRVPRVEHNKLRLVCKRWYRLLAGNFFYSLRKSLGMAEEWVYVMKRDRDGRISWHAFDSTYQLWQPLPPVPGEYSEALGFGCAVLSGCHLYLFGGKDPIKGSMRRVIFYSARTNKWHRAPDMLRRRHFFGSCVINNCLYVAGGECEGIQRTLRSAEVYDPNRNRWSFIADMSTAMVPFIGVVYDGKWFLKGLGSHREVLSESYNPEMNAWSPVNNGMVAGWRNPSISMDGRLYALDCRDGCKLRVYDEATHSWNRFIDSKLHLGSSRALEAAALVPLNGKLCIIRNNMSISIVDVSSPDKQVETNPHLWENIAGKGHFRTLFTNLWSSIAGRGGLKSHIVHCQVLQA from the exons ATGCCAGCATTAAAAAAATCTG AAATGGACCAAACAATTGAAAGGTCTCCAAATGCACATAGGGGTTTTCGAGTTCAACCTCCACTG GTTGACTCTGTGTCATGCTATTGCAAGGTTGACTCCGGATTAAAGACAGTTGCTGGGGCAAGAAAATTTGTCCCAGGATCGAAAATTTGTATCCAGCCAGACATTAATCCTCGTGCACACAAGACTAAAAACTCTCGCAGGGAGAGGTCAAGAGTGCAGCCACCTCTTCTACCTGGCCTACCAGATGATCTTGCAATTGCTTGTCTAATACGTGTTCCTCGTGTTGAACACAACAAGCTTCGTCTGGTCTGCAAAAGGTGGTATCGGCTTCTTGCTGGAAACTTCTTTTACTCTCTCAGGAAGAGTCTTGGAATGGCAGAGGAGTGGGTATATGTGATGAAGAGGGATCGTGATGGAAGGATTTCGTGGCATGCATTTGATTCAACCTATCAACTGTGGCAGCCACTTCCACCTGTTCCAGGGGAATACAGTGAAGCCCTTGGATTTGGTTGTGCTGTTCTTAGCGGTTGCCATCTGTACCTATTTGGTGGAAAAGACCCAATTAAGGGGTCTATGCGACGGGTAATCTTTTACAGTGCTCGAACAAATAAATGGCATAGGGCACCAGACATGCTTCGTAGACGTCATTTCTTTGGTTCTTGTGTAATCAACAACTGTCTCTATGTCGCCGGCGGAGAATGTGAAGGAATCCAGAGGACTCTCCGTTCAGCTGAAGTTTATGACCCCAACAGGAACCGCTGGAGCTTTATTGCTGATATGAGCACAGCTATGGTGCCCTTTATTGGGGTTGTTTATGACGGGAAGTGGTTTTTAAAAGGGTTGGGATCTCACAGAGAAGTTCTGAGTGAATCCTATAACCCAGAGATGAATGCATGGAGCCCTGTCAATAACGGGATGGTTGCTGGTTGGCGCAATCCAAGCATCTCCATGGATGGTCGCCTTTATGCTTTGGACTGTCGTGATGGGTGTAAACTTAGAGTATATGATGAAGCCACACATTCGTGGAATAGATTTATTGACAGCAAGCTCCATCTTGGAAGTTCTCGTGCTTTAGAGGCTGCAGCTCTGGTTCCCCTCAATGGTAAACTCTGTATAATCCGTAACAACATGAGCATTAGTATCGTTGATGTGTCAAGTCCTGATAAACAAGTTGAAACTAACCCACATCTTTGGGAAAACATTGCCGGTAAAGGGCACTTCAGAACTCTGTTCACTAATTTATGGTCAAGCATTGCAGGACGAGGAGGGTTGAAGAGCCATATTGTGCATTGTCAAGTGCTACAAGCTTGA